The nucleotide sequence GATCATTACAACCATGTCAGGCCGCACAGTTCACTGGATTATATGACACCGGTTGCCTATGCAAATAATGCAGCTTAAGATGAATATTCTCTACTTGGTCGTGGTACTAAGCCGGGGGAAAGGTCACGAATGCGCCTAACGTTTTAATAACGTGACACCGTGAGCGGAGGCCTGCTTTTTAGGCCGTAGCTCATGGTGGTCACGGTTGATTTGCTGGTTAGGCATTTTGTTTGATTGCCTGTGCTAGTTTGTAGATGCCCAATGCTATGAGCACAAAACCCACGCCTTTAATATGAGGTGTTATTGAATTACACAGCGTGGAATGTTCAGACAAGCCTATGTTTAATGCAACTAACCCAACACAATAATTAATTGAAAATTGAGTAATGGTAACGAGGATAAAACCCACCAACATTAGAATAATGCCAATATTTTTATTTTGTTTTAATAGAATGACACATGCACCAATGCATATTGCTAGTGCTGGCATGACAAGTGGTGAACTATAAAATCCAATTTCCATTTGTTTTTCTCTTTTGTTGCCTAACGTTTGCATGTAGGGCCGTTCACTGCGCAGCGAAGCGGAGCAGTGAAACGGTCCCACCACGATGCAGTTGTTATGTTGATGTCGTTTAGTTCCATTTTATAGCTATTCCAGAACAAGTTTTTGGCGCCCAACAATCATTGATTAATGGAGAAGTGCCGCAGCTCATATTAATAATCGCATCTGCACCCAAATAAACAGCTTTCTTTTTTAGGTTGAATAAAGCAACTGTTTCTTCACCAGTATATCCACTGACAGATGAGCAATCAGCAGAGGATAGTTCTTGAATTTTTTGATATGGGCGTTGCACTTTTTTACCTTTTTCAAATACAGTTATTTTTTCGGCCCGTGCTAATTGTTCAGAATTTAAATGTGGTGGTCCTGAGATGCAACTAGCAAGAACAAGCACTAACAAAATTAACAATAATTTTTTCACAATTTTCCCCTTTGTAAACATAACGTTCAAACTCAGCCGCGCCGATTTTTGGCGTCGGCTGGAGTGTCTTGTTATCTGCTAGCAGCCTCGTTTATATTTAATATCTAATAATAGATGGCCGTTATTAATAAGATCGCTGATGTTTATAGATTTAACTTCACCAGCTGGCACCTTGGGTGGGGTGCCTACGTCACACCACATATCCGACTTATTTTCTATTATATATTTAATAGAATCATTGTCTATTTTTACTATAACTATGCTTTTCGAGTTGAATGTATAAACTTGACCTATCTCAATAGTTTTTACGTCGATATATTGGATATCGGATTTTGGGTTGATCCAGGCGAAGCTGTTAATTCCAGGTATTGCTACTTCGAACCATTCTTGCTTCTGATTGAGTATTGTTTGATGAAAATATGGCCCATAACCCCAATCTTGATCATATAAGTCAGGTGTAAATTCTATAACTTTGTTATTTATAGATTTAAATGATGCTTGGAATGAACTACCAGGTGTTACTTTTATCTGTAATTCACCTAATTTCGGCGAATTTTTGCTCGGTTCAGAATGGACGTTTATTGACCATATTTTACTAGAAAGATGTTTCTCTTTGCATTGTTCCAATTGTACTGGAGATGATTTGTCTTTCTCACACAGTCGATAGATTTGATTTTCGTTTTCAACCCACTCGATCATTTCCTCATTCCATAGACCAACCCAGCCGATATCTGAAACTTCTGCCTTAGTAGCAAATGTAATTGTTGGAAGCGAGTGTAGCAGTATCCCTAAGGTTATTATTTTTAAAAATTTCATACGAGTCCTTTTGAGCAGATAACGTCCGCAATGAGCGGCACATTGTAGCGTTGCTCGTTTTGTGCTATTAAAGCACAAAACGAGCAACGCGGAAATGTGCCCGGCTCGATTGCGCTTGTTAGAAGACAATTTCATAAGGAATACATCCACCTGGTCGGTCATGAGCAAGACCTGACTGTTTAAAACCTAATGCCTCATAGAAGTTAGCAGCCACCACTGATGAGTTTAAAAGTAACTTGCCCTTTGGGCTCCTCTCACTACAAACTGCAATTGCTTCAGCTAATAGTGACTTACCGATACCCTGTTGTTGAAAAGCTGGTAAGACAAATAAATGAGATAGGTTCCAGAACTCCTTGACAATAATAAAGCCAACTATACTTTTGTTAACTAGAAACTTAGAGCTGTATCCATTTAAACCAGAAGAAAACCACTTTTGTAACGATACATTTATATCGTCTATTAAGAAAATCGCTTCTTCTTCCGTTGTCGCGACAGAACAACGAATAGTTTCCTTAACGATTAACTTCAATTTCTCACTGTCAGTTTCTTCTATGATGTTGTTCATGCCTGTCTTCTAACGTTCGGGTAAGTGGCGCGCGCCTTTTGCGCGTCCAAGCGAAGCGAACTTTACCTGCTTGTTAGTTGCTTTTATACTAGCTTTGAAGACCCAGTCCATCCATCACTCCGTAACCCGTGCTGTTGTTCAATAGGTATACCATCACATAGTGCATCTTTGATAGCAACTGCTGCCTCATAAGCCTTATTGGCATTATTGGGTGATATTTGTTTTTCAAGTTTTGATTTTGGGGCTTCATCTCTTAAGTCGTCATATTCATCTCTGCTCCAGATTTCATTTTGTTCTATGAACTCTGGTTTTGCATGAGCTATTTTATTTCTGAATCTTATTAGCCAAACTGCGCGTGACCATGGCTCTTTTGTGAAATCAGCATCTATGTTTAATTGTGAACAAATAATACGTAATTTTGCTATTGGTGTAGAGCTTTCAAAATCACTCCAGTTTTCTATAAAACGCTCACCGAATGCGTTGCAAAGTGCTTCGAGAGCTAATGCGCAGAATGTAATAGTTATCAACTCGCTATAAAACCAACCTGGTTTTTTCTCGTTTGCGTCTTCTAAAGACATCCGCGCTGCTCCAAGCAACATATGGTGTGCCGAGAAGCTTCTTTCTCTAGTTACATTTAATTGCGGATTATCTGTCATTTTTTTGCAACTAACGTTTGAGGGCACTGGCGCCCAGAAAAGCGGAAGCGAAGCGACGCTTTTGGGCGTCCATGTGGCCCGACATGTTAGCCATTGTTCGCTTTAAATTCATCAAATATCCTTCTCAATTCGGAGAAAGGCTTTAAACCTTCCTCCTTTGGATTACTAGGTAATTTCTGGTGATCTATATAGCGAATCCCAGTGACAACGTCATATTCCCCCAATGCCATATCAAGTAGTATGTATGCACCAGATATAAAGGCATTTCGTTCTTCATCAGTATAGTTTGGATGGTAAATAATTAGGTCAAAATTTCCGTCCTCTACGCGCGTATATATCCATATTTCACTTGGTACAAATTCCTTACCCGCATAATTCAGATTAAATTGTGCGTAATCATTCATGCGTGGCCTGAACGCAACAATATCCCATTTCTCTAGTTTGGGAGCAGCAACTGCTAGTGCCTCAACAGAAGGAAATAATTCTTTTATTCCATCGGCACTAATAATAAATTCACGTTTCCCACTTTTTTCAGTTGATACCTCGAATGTAATACCTTCTTTATACTTTGCAAGTTGCTCGGTAATTTCGTCTAGAATTGGTTCTCTATTTTTCTCAAATTGAGAAATTTTCGTTTGATTCTTTTGGAACCATTTCCAAAAGATTTGTTCTTTAGTTTCTTTCGCAAAAAGCCCCATAGGTATCAACACCAATATCAAAGTTGTAACGAATCTTTTCATTTATATGGCTAACGTTAAAGTTAAACCGACCGATGGAGCGGGGCCAGTTTTGTGCGAATTTGCACAAAACTGGTGCCGCGGAATTGGGTCGGTTTGAACGGCTTGTTATGTTCTTCTACTTTCAACCTCATTTGCGCACCTCACAGTAGCGCATACTTGAAACATGCCCATGCGCTTCGATTTGCGAATTTTCAACCATTAAGCGAAGCCTTTGAGCATAAAACAAATCTGGAATGCCTTTAGTTCGATTTGGAAGTTCTGTCATTGTAAGACCGACAACCATCGCCATTTTTCTCCAATTGGCATTTACATTGTTTAATAAAGCTTTATCGATCTCGGATATATCTTCCTGTGAAAGGTGACTGATAAGACTATTTTCTTCGTCAGTTAATTCTCTATCAGGAACTGGCTCTTCATAGTCCATTGAATCTACCTTTATTGAACATAACGCCTAGCCCAGGGGCGCTGAGCGCGCAGCAGCGAAGTGTCCAAAAGGAGCGCAGCGACTGCTCTGGGGCGACTTGTTATGAGTGCTACTTGCAATCACTCGGAATTTCTCTCGCTAGCTTCTTAATTTCACTAATATGTATCGTTCCGTCGTATTTGGCTTCAAACCCATCCGACTCCTCGTAGTGATAATGGCCTCGAAATTCCATATATATTCCTTGATAAGGTTTAGAAGTGTTCTTGTCATAGAATTTCTTAAGCTCTGCATTGATTGATCCCCAACCATGACTAGCCCAATATATTTTCGGGTCCCCACATGGTTTTATTGAATCAACACCTTCACCCCATGAGTATACTCCTCGAAACGTCTCATCATGAGCGAAGGAGGCTGAGACACAGAAGAAAAATATTGCAAATGACTTAAATCCGAATTTCATTGTGTTAACTCATAACGTGCCAGCTAAACCGACCGCTGGAGCGGTGCGTGTTTTGTGCGATTATGCACAAAACATGTGCCGCGGAAGTGGGTCGGTTTGAGCGTGTTGTTATGTTCTTCTGCTGTTGATTTCATGTGCGCACCTCACAGTGGCGCATACTAGAAAGGTTCCCGTTTGCTTCGATTTGTCCATTTTCAACCATTAAGCGAAGCCTTTGTGCATAAAATAGATCTGGAATGCCTTTGATACGATTTGGAAGCTCCGTCATTGTAAGCCCTACAACCATAGCCATTTTTCTCCAACGGGAATTTACATTGTTTAACAAAGCTGCATCGATCTCGGATATCTCTTCCTGAGAAAGATGATTGATAAGACTATTTTCTTCATCAGTTAATTCTCTATCTGGAGTTGGTTCTTCATCTTCCATTGATATCACCTTTATTGAACATAACGACAAGCTAAGCGGCCGCCGCAGTTTGGCGGTCCGATTTTGAGCGCCTTGTTAGATGTTTTTGTGATGATGTCATTTAGTTTCTTTCTTTAATGAATGCAAAATTTTACCAAAACCTATCTCAACGCATTCATTTCCTTCTTTCTCTTTACATAAGATTTCATACAAATTCAAATTATTATCCATAGATTTAAAGCCAAGCCATTTAGAGTAATTAGCTGGTGAAATTTTAGTATCAGGACGTTCACGTCCTAAAATTATCATATCTATGTCTAGTCCAACGTCATAATAATCTAGCTGAACATCGTAGTACTTAAAGTCTTCCAATCCTGTAACGTTCCCTCCACTGTCGAACTTTACGACTTGATTGGTCGTTGTCAAATAATCACCTTTCAAAAGGATACTGCCAACGATGCACGCACCATCGCTATTTACATTTTGGCACGAATCTATCTTAATAAACGATTCGCCATCTATTTCTATGCTATTGTCAGACAGCTTATTAATTTTTAAGGAATCATAAGATGTTTTAACGCCTTCATGGAATTGATAAATCATAATTACAGACTTGCTTGATTCCTTTGGAATAACGATAAATTTGCTGCCGCGTTGTGCTTTTTTAGGCGATTTTGTTTCTTTCAATTTTTCATGGTAATTCTTACTGATCCATGTGCCGGCATAGGAAGTCTTCTCGCTGGCTTCACATATTCCAACGGTAATTAGTAAAAAAATAATTATAAATTTATGCATATTCATCTAACGTTTTATTAACAGGCATACCGCAGTGGTGTGTATTTTGTGCGATTTTGCACAAAATGCGCGCCGCGGAGGTATGTCCTTGTTGAATTTCTTGTTATGTCTTCCTTCTAAACTTAGACAATATAAGTTTGTATATATTTGCTTCCCAGGTAACTATACTTTTGTATGCATTTGTTTTACTAAACAGTATTGCTGCTACTATTAGCAAGCCAGTATAAATTGGCAGAATTAGTACATATGCCTTTTTATCAATCCCTCTATCTATAAGCCAATAGACAGTAAAAATAATATAATAGG is from Gammaproteobacteria bacterium and encodes:
- a CDS encoding DUF3658 domain-containing protein — protein: MDYEEPVPDRELTDEENSLISHLSQEDISEIDKALLNNVNANWRKMAMVVGLTMTELPNRTKGIPDLFYAQRLRLMVENSQIEAHGHVSSMRYCEVRK
- a CDS encoding DUF3658 domain-containing protein codes for the protein MEDEEPTPDRELTDEENSLINHLSQEEISEIDAALLNNVNSRWRKMAMVVGLTMTELPNRIKGIPDLFYAQRLRLMVENGQIEANGNLSSMRHCEVRT
- a CDS encoding GNAT family N-acetyltransferase, producing the protein MNNIIEETDSEKLKLIVKETIRCSVATTEEEAIFLIDDINVSLQKWFSSGLNGYSSKFLVNKSIVGFIIVKEFWNLSHLFVLPAFQQQGIGKSLLAEAIAVCSERSPKGKLLLNSSVVAANFYEALGFKQSGLAHDRPGGCIPYEIVF